The following nucleotide sequence is from Streptomyces leeuwenhoekii.
GCATCTACCCCACCACGCTGGACGAGGCGGGGCTGCGCGCGGCGCTGGAGACGGTCGCCGAGCGGGCCTCCGTACCGGTGCGGGTGGAGTACCACCTCACCGAGGAACCCGAGCGGGCCGTGGCGACCGTCGCCTACTTCGTGGTGTGCGAGGCGGTCACCAACGCGGTCAAGCACGCGGCGCCGAGCCGGATAACCGTCGCCGTGGGCGGCGCCGAGGAAGGGATGGTGCATGTGGCGATCCAGGACGACGGCTGCGGCGGGGCCAACGCCAGCGGGAGCGGACTGTTCGGGCTGGCCCGGCGTGTCGCCGCGCTGGACGGCCTCCTGACCGTGATCAGTCCGCCGGGCGGCCCCACCGTCGTGTCCGCGGAGCTGCCATGCGCGTGATCCTGGCCGAGGACTCGACCCTGCTGCGGGAAGGACTGGTCCGCCTGCTGGCGGAGGAGGGCCATGAGGTCCTCGCGGCCGTCGGCGAGGCCGAGTCGCTGCTGAAGGCGGTCGCCGAGAACCCGCCGGACGTGGTCGTCGCCGACGTCCGCATGCCGCCCACCCACACCGACGAAGGTCTGCGCGCGGCCCTGGAGATCCGCGAGCGATGGCCGCGGGTCGGCGTGCTGGTGCTCTCCCAGTACGTCGAGAAGCGGTACGCGACGGAGCTGCTGACCGGTGAGAGCGAGGGGGTGGGCTATCTGCTCAAGGACCGGGTGGTCCAGGTCGACGAGTTCCTCGACGCGCTGGAGCGGGTGGCCGACGGCCGGGCCGCCTTCGATCCGGAGGTCGTACGCCAGTTACTGGGCCGTACGTCGCACACCGACCTGCTCGCCCGGCTGACCG
It contains:
- a CDS encoding response regulator transcription factor, which translates into the protein MRVILAEDSTLLREGLVRLLAEEGHEVLAAVGEAESLLKAVAENPPDVVVADVRMPPTHTDEGLRAALEIRERWPRVGVLVLSQYVEKRYATELLTGESEGVGYLLKDRVVQVDEFLDALERVADGRAAFDPEVVRQLLGRTSHTDLLARLTARERAVLAEMAQGHTNAAIARRLHISQSGVEKHINAIFDKLELSGGEGYSRRVLAVLRYLGS